A stretch of the Malus domestica chromosome 08, GDT2T_hap1 genome encodes the following:
- the LOC103440757 gene encoding mitogen-activated protein kinase kinase kinase 5-like, giving the protein MPSSSFPLHKPCKTTTSSSPGCSSSATSSVPALKQDSGGGSSDQSPRRLTRQRKLRHLNSQDLGSTVPEKSYSSPTSPEYSTQKSRSPGRGSKSIHWSSAPAAPQPLPLPESHVTRKPEFAKDGYFGCRKVKGHTTSGSAAPSSYSSQVATTSGGSAAPASAYSNNRRGALSQDANSGGFFNNFGLNILSRKALANGVSSHPFSPQRSKTVDSYPILVAPTSPVNCSSNCHRGTPHEYETCNTSRSAPTSPAVSPRRSTPTGDFFTSFGAPHEQNQDAFPPKLSPNRPAHSPSHSPTSRSPRFNQKISNGNAFPLHSLERAESISQVSAHPLPLPPQQSVMQYNAEALSTSSMKGQWQKGKLIGRGTFGSVYLATNRETGALCAMKEVDLIPDDPKAAECIRQLEQEIKVLRTLKHPNIVQYYGSEMTDDHFYIYLEYVHPGSINKYVQDHIGVMTESVVRNFTRHILSGLAFLHNTKTVHRDIKGANLLVDASGVVKLADFGMAKLLNGQSYNLSLKGSPYWMAPEVIRAAMHNNADPDLALAVDIWSLGCTVIEMFNGKPPWSDFTGPQAMFKVLNTIPDIPETLSAEGKDFLQWCFRRNPMERLSASDLLEHPFVRYSPVRPFQS; this is encoded by the exons ATGCCTTCTTCTTCGTTTCCTCTTCACAAACCCTGCAAAACTACAACCTCCTCCTCCCCTGGTTGTTCTTCTTCTGCTACTTCCTCCGTTCCTGCTCTGAAACAGGACAGTGGTGGGGGCAGCTCCGACCAGAGCCCGCGGCGGCTCACCCGGCAGAGGAAGCTCCGCCACCTCAACAGCCAGGACCTGGGTTCTACCGTCCCTGAAAAATCTTACTCCTCGCCTACTTCTCCGGAATATTCGACCCAGAAGTCAAGATCGCCGGGTCGCGGGTCCAAGTCAATCCACTGGTCTTCTGCGCCTGCTGCTCCGCAGCCCTTGCCCCTCCCTGAATCGCACGTGACCCGGAAACCCGAATTTGCTAAAGATGGGTACTTTGGCTGCAG GAAGGTCAAAGGtcacacaacctcaggatctgCAGCGCCGAGTTCTTATTCGAGTCAAGTTGCCACAACCTCAGGAGGATCAGCAGCACCAGCTAGTGCCTATTCGAACAATCGTCGAGGGGCACTCTCCCAAGATGCTAACAGTGGTGGTTTCTTTAATAACTTTGGTCTGAATATTCTTTCTAGGAAAGCTCTGGCGAATGGTGTATCAAGCCATCCGTTTAGCCCCCAAAGATCGAAAACGGTCGATAGTTATCCGATACTTGTTGCCCCCACTTCACCCGTTAATTGTTCAAGCAACTGCCATAGGGGAACGCCGCACGAATATGAAACTTGCAACACCAGCAGGAGTGCTCCAACAAGTCCTGCAGTTAGTCCCAGGAGATCAACTCCCACGGGGGACTTTTTTACTTCTTTTGGGGCTCCCCACGAACAAAATCAGGACGCCTTTCCTCCAAAATTATCCCCAAATAGACCTGCTCATAGCCCCAGCCATTCTCCTACATCTCGAAGTCCACGCTTCAACCAGAAAATTTCAAATGGAAATGCATTTCCTTTGCATTCTTTAGAGAGGGCTGAAAGTATTAGCCAAGTCAGTGCACACCCCTTGCCTCTGCCACCACAGCAATCTGTCATGCAGTACAATGCAGAAGCTCTATCCACATCATCAATGAAAGGTCAATGGCAGAAGGGAAAACTTATTGGGCGCGGCACCTTTGGTAGTGTTTATCTCGCAACCAACCG TGAAACCGGGGCCTTATGTGCAATGAAGGAAGTTGATCTCATCCCTGATGATCCTAAAGCTGCTGAATGTATAAGGCAATTGGAGCAG GAAATCAAAGTCCTCCGCACCCTAAAGCATCCAAATATTGTGCAGTATTATGGTAGTGAGATG ACCGATGATCACTTCTACATATATTTGGAATATGTTCATCCTGGATCGATTAATAAATATGTCCAAGACCATATTGGAGTTATGACAGAATCTGTAGTTCGCAATTTTACTCGCCATATCCTCTCTGGGTTGGCTTTTTTGCACAACACGAAGACAGTTCACAG GGATATAAAGGGTGCAAATTTGCTTGTTGATGCGTCAGGCGTTGTTAAACTTGCCGATTTTGGGATGGCAAAACTT CTCAATGGGCAATCGTACAATCTTTCTTTGAAGGGCAGTCCATACTGGATGGCTCCTGAG GTCATAAGGGCTGCAATGCACAACAATGCTGATCCTGATCTTGCTTTGGCTGTTGATATATGGAGCTTGGGTTGTACCGTCATTGAGATGTTCAATGGAAAACCTCCATGGAGTGACTTTACAGGA